In Campylobacter concisus, one DNA window encodes the following:
- the kdsB gene encoding 3-deoxy-manno-octulosonate cytidylyltransferase, translated as MIIIPARLASTRFSNKILKEINGVPMFVATALRVSGVDDVAVAVDEPSVLDIAKAHGIKAVLTSKDHQSGTDRINEAAQILGLSESEIIINVQADEPFIEPENIAKFRAFCEQNRQNAFMFSCYKKMDDEFADDKNLVKVVTDFEGYALYFSRSRIPFNRSECKSYKAHLGIYGYSVKSLKEFCALMPSSLENTEKLEQLRALENGKKIAMLEVESQSIGIDSEEDYQRALAKFGKK; from the coding sequence ATGATAATCATCCCAGCCCGCCTTGCTTCAACAAGGTTTAGCAACAAAATTTTAAAAGAGATAAACGGCGTGCCGATGTTTGTGGCGACGGCTCTTAGAGTAAGCGGCGTGGATGATGTGGCGGTTGCGGTGGATGAGCCAAGCGTGCTTGATATCGCCAAGGCTCACGGCATAAAAGCGGTGCTAACTAGCAAAGATCATCAAAGTGGCACTGACAGGATAAACGAAGCGGCGCAAATTTTGGGGCTAAGCGAGAGCGAGATCATCATAAATGTTCAGGCTGATGAGCCATTTATCGAGCCTGAAAATATCGCTAAATTTAGGGCATTTTGCGAGCAAAATAGGCAAAATGCCTTTATGTTTTCTTGCTACAAAAAGATGGACGATGAGTTTGCGGATGATAAAAATTTAGTCAAAGTGGTGACCGATTTTGAGGGCTATGCGCTTTATTTTTCAAGATCGAGGATACCATTTAACAGAAGCGAGTGCAAAAGCTATAAGGCGCACCTTGGCATTTACGGATACAGCGTAAAAAGCTTAAAAGAGTTTTGTGCTCTTATGCCTTCAAGCCTTGAAAATACCGAAAAGCTCGAGCAGCTACGCGCCCTAGAAAATGGCAAAAAGATAGCAATGCTAGAGGTTGAGAGCCAAAGTATCGGCATCGATAGCGAAGAGGACTACCAAAGAGCGCTAGCTAAATTTGGTAAAAAATAA
- the thrC gene encoding threonine synthase, with protein sequence MRLTPTRSMKDEKVKNVNLSTAMLSPSSAHGGLYAPKKLPKITKAKWQELSSLSYEKLAFHIISLFKFDVPEAFFKKAVKRYASFDDPKHPVIFKKIDKNLYVNELYHGPTRAFKDMALQPFGSLLSQLANERGERYLIMCATSGDTGPATLQTFANDENIKVVCLYPDGGTSEVQKLQMQTMQGENLKVFGIKGDFDDAQRALKTLLANDKFKAELKKKRLKLSAANSVNFGRILFQIIYHAYAYANLLKQKAFKANESFDIIVPSGNFGNALGAYYAKKMGAKIGKIKIASNANNILTQFFTTGVYDLRDKKLVKTISPAMDILISSNVERLLFDKFGSVRANELMQSLAKNKFYKLSKQELEALQEDFEASWCDDKECEAYIAKLAKSGYAIDPHTATCFKMVDASRINVITSTAHWVKFTPSMIKACQIKDTKDEKDALAKTAKILNDSVPSSINSLFSAKILHKNIIKEDEIEKCVLEWIER encoded by the coding sequence ATGAGACTAACACCAACTAGAAGCATGAAAGATGAAAAGGTAAAAAATGTAAATTTAAGCACAGCCATGCTTAGTCCAAGCTCCGCTCACGGCGGACTTTATGCGCCCAAAAAGTTACCAAAGATCACAAAGGCAAAGTGGCAAGAGCTTTCAAGCCTAAGCTACGAGAAGCTTGCATTTCACATCATCTCGCTATTTAAATTTGACGTGCCAGAGGCGTTTTTCAAAAAGGCGGTTAAGAGATACGCGAGTTTTGACGATCCAAAGCACCCAGTCATTTTTAAAAAAATAGATAAAAATTTATACGTAAACGAGCTATATCACGGCCCAACTAGGGCATTTAAGGATATGGCACTTCAGCCCTTTGGATCGCTGCTTAGCCAACTAGCAAATGAAAGAGGCGAAAGATACCTTATCATGTGCGCAACTAGCGGTGACACGGGTCCTGCGACACTTCAGACTTTTGCAAATGACGAGAATATCAAGGTCGTTTGCCTCTATCCAGATGGCGGCACGAGCGAGGTTCAAAAGCTTCAGATGCAGACTATGCAGGGTGAAAATTTAAAGGTTTTTGGCATAAAAGGCGACTTTGACGACGCCCAAAGAGCGCTAAAAACGCTGCTTGCAAATGATAAATTTAAGGCCGAGCTTAAGAAAAAGCGCCTTAAACTAAGCGCGGCGAACTCGGTAAATTTTGGCAGAATCCTCTTTCAGATCATCTACCACGCCTACGCCTACGCAAATTTACTAAAACAAAAGGCATTTAAGGCAAACGAGAGCTTTGACATCATCGTGCCAAGTGGAAATTTTGGCAATGCACTTGGGGCGTATTACGCTAAAAAAATGGGCGCAAAGATCGGCAAGATCAAGATCGCTTCAAACGCAAATAACATCTTGACGCAGTTTTTCACAACCGGCGTTTACGACTTAAGAGACAAAAAGCTGGTTAAGACGATAAGCCCAGCTATGGACATTTTGATCAGTTCAAACGTCGAGCGCTTGCTGTTTGATAAATTTGGAAGCGTTAGAGCTAATGAACTCATGCAAAGCCTAGCAAAAAACAAATTTTATAAGCTTAGCAAGCAAGAGCTTGAAGCGCTACAAGAGGACTTTGAGGCTAGCTGGTGCGACGACAAAGAGTGCGAGGCATACATCGCAAAGCTCGCAAAGAGCGGCTACGCGATCGATCCGCATACGGCTACTTGCTTTAAGATGGTGGATGCTAGCCGCATAAATGTCATCACATCGACCGCGCACTGGGTGAAATTTACGCCAAGCATGATCAAAGCGTGCCAGATCAAAGATACAAAAGATGAAAAAGATGCGCTGGCAAAGACCGCTAAAATCTTAAATGATAGCGTGCCAAGCTCGATAAACTCGCTATTTAGCGCGAAAATTTTGCATAAAAACATCATAAAAGAGGACGAGATCGAGAAGTGCGTTCTAGAATGGATCGAGCGATGA
- the cutA gene encoding divalent cation tolerance protein CutA codes for MRILITSVAKKKEAKKLSKKLVKKGLTACVSSFSAKSVYIWQEKLFGEKEQILLIKTDEKFKKVAKFIRKHHSYETPEILALKPKEVFEKYEKWIKKSTKKGKK; via the coding sequence ATGAGAATTTTAATCACCTCAGTCGCAAAGAAAAAAGAGGCAAAAAAACTAAGCAAAAAGCTCGTGAAAAAGGGCCTTACTGCTTGTGTGAGTAGCTTTAGCGCAAAAAGCGTATATATCTGGCAAGAGAAGCTTTTTGGTGAAAAAGAGCAAATTTTACTCATAAAAACAGACGAGAAATTTAAAAAAGTAGCTAAATTTATAAGAAAGCACCACAGCTACGAAACCCCAGAAATTTTGGCACTTAAGCCAAAAGAGGTATTTGAAAAATACGAAAAATGGATAAAAAAATCAACCAAAAAAGGCAAAAAATGA
- a CDS encoding tetraacyldisaccharide 4'-kinase — protein sequence MFRKLNIFLHSWANDYFFRPNFFQILLAFLLLPLSFIYFLIVIFKKFTARKIDFGIKIISMGNLTLGGSGKTPLCVAIAKNFEGAFIILRGYKRKSKGMQVVARNGEILLDVAASGDEAMIYATSLKNANVIVSEDRKVAIDYAKTHGAKYILLDDGFSKFDIAKFDILVRPNPEPKLKFCLPSGAYRYPFSFYKFADFVAIEGQTHFRKSEILNKSEKMVLVTAIANPERLKPFFDECIARVFFPDHYDFSKDELSEILQSYGATSLLMTQKDYVKAKDFGLPVSLITLEVTLSEDFKKVLAQQI from the coding sequence GTGTTTAGGAAATTGAATATTTTTTTGCATTCTTGGGCGAATGACTACTTCTTTCGCCCAAATTTCTTCCAAATTTTACTAGCATTTTTACTTTTGCCATTAAGTTTTATCTATTTTCTTATTGTTATTTTTAAGAAATTTACTGCTAGAAAAATAGACTTTGGCATAAAGATAATAAGCATGGGAAATTTGACACTTGGAGGAAGTGGTAAGACCCCGCTTTGCGTGGCAATTGCTAAGAATTTCGAGGGCGCTTTTATTATTCTTAGAGGCTACAAAAGAAAGAGCAAAGGCATGCAAGTTGTCGCTCGAAATGGCGAAATTTTGCTTGACGTAGCAGCAAGCGGCGATGAAGCAATGATATACGCTACAAGCCTTAAAAACGCAAATGTAATAGTAAGCGAAGATAGAAAAGTAGCTATAGATTACGCTAAAACTCACGGCGCAAAGTATATCTTACTGGATGATGGATTTTCTAAATTTGACATAGCCAAATTTGACATTCTAGTACGCCCAAATCCAGAGCCAAAGCTAAAATTTTGCCTGCCAAGTGGAGCTTACAGATATCCATTTAGCTTTTATAAATTTGCTGATTTTGTGGCGATTGAAGGGCAAACTCATTTTAGAAAGAGTGAAATTTTAAATAAAAGCGAAAAAATGGTACTAGTAACCGCCATAGCAAACCCAGAGCGCCTCAAGCCATTTTTTGATGAGTGCATAGCTCGCGTCTTTTTTCCTGACCATTATGATTTTTCAAAAGATGAACTAAGTGAAATTTTGCAAAGTTACGGTGCCACCTCGCTTTTGATGACGCAAAAGGACTATGTAAAGGCAAAAGATTTTGGTTTGCCAGTATCGCTTATCACGCTTGAAGTTACGCTAAGCGAGGATTTTAAAAAGGTTTTGGCGCAGCAAATTTAA
- a CDS encoding DegT/DnrJ/EryC1/StrS family aminotransferase, with translation MREIPFYRPTITERESELIEEALHSENTTNIVARFEEKLKEYFGAKFVVTTNNIAAAHHLALSALDTKRGDKVICSINAFPSIAQAVRHFDAEPIFVDVDEEDFNICPDALEKVLKEQNHKKLKCAFISHIAGQSARMDEITAVCEKYGVKILDDANRGMGLTYNGKKVGSDSFLSCFQTHSRVQNPISTVGFFTTNDEEIYKRAKLLRNYALVNGIDKFGSLSYIYDVVDIGLKYDINSINAAFSIAQLERTDKLIQRRQEIARIYDKELGECHNITIPVKKREHIYTQYIIKINKNRDGFARELLEHGIHTSLHYIPIHLLSYYKNKYSLKVNDFPNALKNYQQVLSLPIYHSLSDEEVQYICNKVKEISKNRV, from the coding sequence ATGAGAGAGATTCCGTTTTATAGACCAACTATCACTGAGCGTGAAAGTGAGCTTATTGAGGAGGCTTTGCACTCTGAAAATACTACTAATATCGTTGCTAGATTTGAAGAGAAGTTAAAAGAGTATTTTGGTGCAAAATTTGTAGTTACCACAAATAATATCGCGGCCGCACATCACTTGGCACTAAGCGCGCTTGACACTAAACGCGGAGATAAGGTCATTTGCTCCATAAATGCTTTTCCTAGCATTGCACAAGCTGTTAGACATTTTGATGCTGAACCTATTTTTGTGGATGTTGATGAAGAAGATTTTAATATCTGCCCAGATGCCCTTGAGAAAGTGCTAAAAGAGCAAAATCATAAAAAATTAAAATGTGCTTTTATCTCTCATATCGCAGGTCAAAGTGCTAGGATGGATGAGATAACGGCGGTTTGTGAGAAATACGGTGTAAAAATTTTAGATGATGCAAATCGCGGTATGGGACTAACATACAATGGTAAAAAAGTTGGCTCAGACTCCTTTTTGTCATGCTTTCAAACACATTCGCGTGTACAAAATCCTATATCAACGGTTGGATTTTTTACGACAAATGATGAGGAAATTTATAAAAGAGCAAAACTACTTCGTAACTATGCTCTTGTAAATGGCATTGATAAATTTGGTAGCTTGAGTTATATTTATGATGTCGTAGATATTGGCTTAAAGTATGATATAAACTCGATAAATGCAGCATTTTCTATTGCACAACTAGAAAGAACAGATAAGCTCATACAAAGAAGACAAGAGATCGCAAGAATTTATGATAAAGAGCTTGGCGAGTGCCACAATATAACAATCCCTGTCAAAAAACGCGAGCACATTTATACTCAGTATATTATTAAGATAAATAAAAATCGTGACGGCTTTGCTAGAGAGCTTTTGGAACACGGCATTCATACATCATTGCACTACATACCGATACATTTACTAAGTTATTACAAAAACAAATACTCACTTAAAGTAAATGATTTTCCAAATGCTTTAAAAAATTATCAGCAAGTGTTGTCACTGCCTATTTATCATAGTTTGAGTGACGAAGAGGTGCAATATATCTGCAACAAAGTAAAAGAAATTTCTAAAAATCGTGTTTAG
- a CDS encoding NAD+ synthase, protein MKEYQKIEETLVFSLKDKTKDKNLLLGVSGGIDSAVVATLCARAKPNETHALIMPTASSNRQNMDDALNLCEKLNIKYKVLSIEGILNAFYETIDVNLSNLRKGNLAARVRMSLLYDYSSSINALVIGTSNKSELMLGYGTIFGDLACAINPIGELYKSEIFEFAKHLGVDKNFINKAPSADLWDGQSDEGDIGYSYAVIDEILENLENNKEQVIKKFGLKAVSDIENRVVSNRFKRQMPLIVKI, encoded by the coding sequence ATGAAGGAGTATCAAAAGATTGAAGAAACTTTAGTTTTTAGCTTAAAAGATAAAACTAAAGATAAAAATTTGTTGTTGGGTGTTAGTGGAGGTATTGATTCTGCTGTGGTAGCGACTTTGTGTGCAAGAGCAAAACCAAATGAAACTCATGCACTCATCATGCCAACAGCATCATCAAACAGACAAAATATGGACGATGCCTTAAATTTATGCGAAAAATTAAACATAAAATATAAGGTTTTATCCATAGAGGGTATTTTAAATGCCTTTTACGAAACGATAGATGTAAATTTAAGCAATTTAAGAAAAGGGAATTTAGCAGCTAGAGTTAGAATGAGCTTGCTTTATGATTATTCATCTAGTATAAACGCTCTAGTTATCGGAACAAGCAACAAAAGTGAGCTTATGCTTGGATACGGTACGATATTTGGGGATTTAGCATGTGCAATAAATCCTATCGGAGAGCTTTACAAAAGTGAAATTTTTGAATTTGCAAAACATCTTGGGGTTGATAAAAATTTTATCAACAAAGCACCTTCGGCTGATTTGTGGGATGGACAAAGTGACGAAGGCGACATAGGTTACAGTTATGCTGTTATCGATGAGATTTTAGAAAATTTAGAAAATAACAAGGAGCAAGTCATCAAAAAGTTTGGATTAAAAGCAGTATCGGATATAGAAAATAGAGTTGTTTCAAACAGGTTTAAACGACAAATGCCGTTGATAGTGAAAATTTAA
- a CDS encoding MBL fold metallo-hydrolase, which produces MRVMHKSFGDFGTNCYIVTKHDSSLVIDPGDGAKEWVLQNAKNLKTILCTHGHFDHIFDVSELKNELEIPVYINKFDAFMCESDIFGYMKSTFTPDVLVDNDENFNIDDFCIKFHHFPGHTPGCSMIEIDDMMFSGDFLFRGSIGRWDFPFSDKNEMLKSLEKCKNLKGNFTLYPGHGEGGTLKAEQNNIDYWIDIVKNS; this is translated from the coding sequence ATGAGAGTAATGCACAAAAGTTTTGGAGATTTTGGCACTAATTGTTACATCGTTACAAAACATGACTCATCTTTAGTGATAGATCCAGGAGACGGGGCAAAAGAATGGGTTTTGCAAAATGCTAAAAATTTAAAAACCATCCTTTGTACTCACGGGCATTTTGACCATATCTTTGACGTGAGCGAACTAAAAAATGAGCTAGAAATTCCAGTTTATATTAACAAATTTGATGCTTTCATGTGTGAGAGTGATATTTTTGGTTATATGAAAAGTACTTTTACTCCGGATGTTTTAGTTGATAATGATGAAAATTTTAACATTGATGATTTTTGCATCAAATTTCATCATTTTCCAGGACATACACCAGGTTGCTCGATGATAGAGATAGATGACATGATGTTTAGTGGAGATTTTTTATTTAGAGGAAGCATAGGACGCTGGGATTTTCCTTTTTCAGATAAAAATGAAATGTTAAAAAGCCTAGAAAAGTGTAAAAATTTAAAAGGTAACTTCACACTTTATCCAGGACACGGAGAAGGCGGTACGCTAAAGGCCGAGCAAAACAATATTGATTATTGGATAGATATAGTAAAAAATAGCTAA
- a CDS encoding major outer membrane protein — protein MKLTKVSLAALVALGAFSSVASATPLEEAIKNVDLSGFARYRYTNDNRDRKADTKAGTNDTAGHAFRMQTSFKAAIDDNFFGVLTLRYAATDGSGDNNEKRDANGGIIDGTDKTNTTNSFGVYEMYLGYKVSNTTITAGKQLIKTFYDDGDIAATGLKAVSTDVSGLTLTAAAYDAIENNSDEVDGPFLKEVTDGTKFHDAPANLYYLGAVGSYDPVSFKVAIANLQEIATLYGAEAAFSFNVTDDINLNLKGQYVYSDSDHKKVTDADFWAVQAGTKLFGAKFNAGYLEFDAKNRDRDTRNSGKIAFTSIDANGQLINPAKILNGVMSGGKQYYNNIKGDNDYWFVNAGYDIDKFGLGAGYTQGKGTSYALNKERAKRNEWYAQASYKYSKKLNFLTWYAAAKDKKDSESFKQNRIRFEAKYSF, from the coding sequence ATGAAACTTACAAAAGTTAGCTTAGCTGCTTTGGTTGCTTTAGGTGCATTTTCAAGCGTTGCAAGTGCAACTCCACTTGAAGAAGCTATAAAAAATGTAGATCTTTCAGGATTTGCAAGATATCGTTATACAAATGATAACCGTGATAGAAAAGCTGATACAAAAGCTGGCACAAATGATACTGCTGGGCATGCGTTTAGAATGCAAACATCATTTAAAGCTGCAATTGATGATAACTTCTTTGGCGTTTTAACACTAAGATATGCTGCTACAGATGGTTCTGGTGACAACAATGAAAAAAGAGACGCCAATGGAGGAATAATTGATGGTACAGATAAAACAAATACAACAAATTCTTTTGGTGTATATGAGATGTATCTAGGATACAAAGTATCTAACACTACTATTACAGCTGGTAAACAACTTATCAAAACTTTCTATGATGATGGTGATATAGCAGCTACTGGTCTAAAAGCGGTAAGTACAGATGTATCTGGTCTTACTTTAACAGCTGCTGCTTATGATGCCATAGAAAACAATAGTGATGAAGTAGATGGACCTTTCCTAAAAGAAGTAACGGATGGTACAAAATTCCATGACGCTCCTGCTAATCTTTATTATTTAGGTGCAGTTGGTAGCTACGACCCAGTATCATTTAAAGTAGCTATTGCAAATCTACAAGAAATAGCAACACTTTATGGTGCTGAAGCAGCATTTAGCTTTAATGTAACTGACGATATAAACCTAAACCTAAAAGGTCAATATGTTTATAGTGATTCAGATCACAAAAAAGTAACTGATGCTGACTTTTGGGCTGTTCAAGCTGGAACAAAACTATTTGGTGCTAAATTTAATGCTGGTTATTTAGAATTTGACGCTAAAAATAGAGATAGAGATACTAGAAATAGCGGTAAAATCGCATTTACATCAATCGATGCAAATGGTCAGCTAATCAACCCAGCTAAAATATTAAATGGTGTAATGAGTGGTGGCAAACAATACTACAATAATATCAAAGGTGACAACGATTACTGGTTTGTTAATGCTGGATATGATATAGATAAATTTGGTCTTGGTGCTGGTTATACTCAAGGTAAAGGTACAAGCTATGCTCTTAATAAAGAGAGAGCAAAAAGAAATGAGTGGTATGCACAAGCTAGCTACAAATATAGCAAAAAACTTAATTTCCTAACTTGGTATGCAGCTGCTAAAGATAAAAAAGATAGCGAAAGCTTTAAACAAAATCGTATAAGATTTGAAGCAAAATATAGCTTCTAA
- a CDS encoding thioesterase, giving the protein MAEENIYDTKDESQIILPEDENPLRNEIKTAPLTKLNFSGTAFLLEKNHAKTRFFTTDDMVCDTEGLIHSGFIFMGANHAALLAINEEFCVSIGARINFFGPLKLGDVVEFDAQARFEESRKREVKVLGYVKDIKIFEGIFQLVTLEEHIFLAQQKNIQKEAAIRQKKEREEAKANS; this is encoded by the coding sequence ATGGCAGAAGAAAATATCTATGATACAAAAGATGAATCGCAAATAATCTTACCAGAAGATGAAAATCCATTAAGAAATGAGATCAAAACCGCTCCACTTACAAAGCTAAATTTTAGTGGAACGGCATTTTTACTTGAAAAAAATCACGCAAAGACTAGATTTTTTACTACAGATGATATGGTGTGCGATACTGAGGGGCTTATTCATAGTGGATTTATTTTTATGGGCGCAAATCATGCCGCTCTTTTAGCCATTAATGAAGAATTTTGCGTTAGTATCGGAGCTAGGATAAATTTCTTTGGACCGCTAAAGCTTGGTGATGTAGTGGAATTTGACGCTCAAGCAAGATTTGAAGAGAGCAGAAAAAGGGAAGTAAAAGTGCTTGGATATGTTAAAGATATAAAAATTTTTGAAGGAATATTTCAACTTGTTACACTTGAAGAGCATATCTTCTTGGCTCAACAAAAAAATATCCAAAAAGAAGCTGCTATAAGGCAAAAAAAAGAGCGAGAAGAAGCTAAGGCTAATAGCTAA
- the cmoB gene encoding tRNA 5-methoxyuridine(34)/uridine 5-oxyacetic acid(34) synthase CmoB: MDLSKFNEQQKQIYNRIENLANFDCELELKDSVNVKFKNLHQARKDEIYDLALSLKPWRKGPFLLDDIYIDSEWQSFIKFNILASHLNLAGKSVADVGCNNGYYMFKMLEYAPKSITGFDPSVHTYLQFAFLNKFIRSNIAYELLGVESLPEFEVKFDTIFCLGVIYHRSDPIKMLKELKMALNPGGELFLDTMYIDMDGDFALSPKDRYSKIPNIYFVPTLSALQNWCERAKFRDFTLLETKATDLNEQRKTQWIDGESLGNFLDPDDSTKTIEGYPAPKRAYVRVKI, translated from the coding sequence GTGGATCTTAGTAAATTTAATGAGCAGCAAAAGCAAATTTATAATAGGATAGAAAATTTAGCAAATTTTGACTGCGAACTCGAGTTAAAAGATAGTGTAAATGTGAAATTTAAGAATTTACATCAAGCTAGAAAAGATGAAATTTATGATCTTGCCCTTAGCCTAAAGCCTTGGCGAAAAGGGCCATTTTTGCTTGATGATATATATATAGATAGCGAGTGGCAAAGTTTTATTAAATTTAATATCCTAGCTTCCCACCTAAATTTAGCTGGCAAAAGCGTGGCTGATGTGGGTTGCAACAATGGATATTATATGTTTAAGATGCTTGAATACGCCCCAAAAAGCATAACTGGCTTTGATCCTAGCGTGCATACATATTTGCAGTTTGCTTTTTTAAATAAATTTATCCGCTCAAATATCGCTTACGAGCTTCTTGGGGTAGAGAGCTTGCCAGAGTTTGAAGTAAAATTTGACACCATTTTTTGCCTTGGCGTGATATATCACAGAAGCGATCCCATAAAGATGCTAAAAGAGCTAAAAATGGCTTTGAATCCTGGAGGCGAGCTATTTTTAGATACGATGTATATAGATATGGATGGTGATTTTGCGCTGAGCCCAAAAGATAGATACTCAAAAATTCCAAATATCTATTTTGTGCCGACGCTCTCGGCACTTCAAAACTGGTGCGAGAGAGCTAAATTTAGGGATTTTACCCTGCTTGAAACAAAGGCGACTGATCTAAATGAGCAGCGAAAAACGCAGTGGATAGATGGAGAGAGTCTTGGAAATTTCTTAGACCCAGATGACAGCACAAAGACTATCGAGGGCTACCCAGCGCCAAAAAGAGCATATGTTAGAGTTAAAATTTAA
- a CDS encoding transglutaminase-like domain-containing protein: protein MQRRDFFKFGGLLGAASLLPNVSLASDEPASPVIRNFDVNFKHQLLEKGKSSKIWLPLPLNTTYQHLTQDYVINTTAKNVYISDTLIPTMYADFEENEPRPILNVQFKIQTTERNTDFSKVNYDPNEKVDPAVLEFLKPTSHIPTDGVVRAKALEIIGDTKGDLERAKAIYTWVANTMQRDNSILGCGTGDVRAILESGKLVGKCTDINSVFVGLCRSIGIPAREIFGIRVGQSRFSDQMGSAKDGVAKISGGQHCRAEFYLKGYGWIPVDPADVTKVRLGEKLTNDDAKIVAVREYCFGNWEMCWIGFNYGRDFILKPTPEQTPLNNFGYPYAEVDGNTQNYYSPKEFSYDYVSTELK, encoded by the coding sequence ATGCAAAGAAGAGATTTTTTTAAATTCGGCGGTCTTTTAGGTGCAGCTAGTCTGCTTCCAAATGTTAGTTTAGCTAGCGATGAGCCAGCAAGCCCAGTAATCAGAAATTTTGATGTAAATTTTAAACACCAGCTGCTTGAAAAAGGCAAGAGCTCAAAAATTTGGTTACCACTTCCACTAAATACAACCTATCAACACCTAACACAAGACTATGTCATAAACACAACCGCTAAAAATGTTTATATTTCAGATACGCTAATACCTACAATGTATGCTGATTTTGAAGAAAATGAGCCAAGACCTATCTTAAATGTGCAGTTTAAAATTCAAACAACAGAGCGTAACACTGACTTTAGCAAGGTAAATTACGATCCAAACGAGAAGGTAGATCCTGCTGTTTTGGAGTTTTTAAAACCAACTTCACACATCCCAACTGACGGCGTCGTAAGAGCAAAAGCGCTAGAGATTATCGGCGATACTAAAGGCGATTTAGAGCGCGCAAAAGCGATCTATACGTGGGTTGCAAACACTATGCAGCGTGATAACAGCATCCTAGGATGTGGCACAGGCGACGTTAGAGCAATACTAGAAAGTGGAAAACTAGTTGGCAAATGCACCGACATAAACTCGGTTTTTGTTGGACTTTGCAGATCAATTGGCATTCCAGCAAGAGAAATTTTTGGTATCAGGGTTGGTCAGTCTAGATTTTCAGATCAAATGGGTAGCGCAAAAGACGGCGTAGCTAAAATTTCAGGCGGACAGCACTGTAGGGCTGAGTTTTACTTAAAAGGCTATGGTTGGATACCAGTTGATCCAGCGGATGTCACAAAGGTAAGACTGGGCGAGAAGCTAACAAATGATGACGCTAAGATCGTAGCTGTGAGAGAGTATTGTTTTGGCAACTGGGAAATGTGCTGGATAGGCTTTAACTACGGCCGTGACTTTATCTTAAAGCCAACCCCAGAGCAAACTCCACTAAACAACTTTGGCTATCCATACGCTGAGGTTGATGGCAACACACAAAACTACTATTCGCCAAAAGAATTTAGCTACGACTACGTCTCAACAGAGCTAAAATGA
- a CDS encoding heavy-metal-associated domain-containing protein, which produces MRKILVLALLVAASYADKKIEISVPSMHCPLCTAIVRKAALSVEGVKKADVSLKERKAVVIADDKVDEKELLKAVDATGYKGEIK; this is translated from the coding sequence ATGCGTAAAATTTTAGTTTTAGCCCTTTTAGTGGCTGCAAGCTACGCTGATAAAAAGATAGAAATTTCAGTACCTAGCATGCACTGCCCGCTTTGCACGGCGATAGTAAGAAAGGCTGCTCTTAGCGTTGAGGGCGTAAAAAAGGCAGATGTATCGCTAAAAGAGCGAAAAGCTGTCGTTATAGCAGATGATAAGGTCGATGAAAAAGAGCTTTTAAAAGCAGTCGATGCGACTGGCTATAAGGGCGAGATAAAATAA